The sequence GCTCAACCTTCCCGAGCCCGATCTGGAGCGTTGGCAGGCGGCCACGGACCTGGCCGCCCGGACCTTCGGGGGTGGCGAGGCTGCGCTGCGCTGGGTCTATTCCCGCGGGCGGGAATCCACTGGTTTGCCCACCGGGTGGCTGACTGTGGCACCGGTAGGCGACGAGATCATGTCCGCCCGCACTACCGGCGTGAAGGTCATGACCGCTGAACGCGGTTTCCGCCTGGACCTTTCCCAGCGCTCGCCGTGGGCGCTCATCGGGGCGAAAACGCTGTCCTATGCGGCGAACATGGCGGCCCTACGCGCGGCGAAGGAGAGGGGCCTGGATGACGTCATCTTCCTCTCGGACGAGGGCAACGTCCTGGAAGGGCCCACATCCAGCGTCATCGTGGCCGCAGGCGGGACCCTGTATACACCGCCGGTCGATGCGGGGATCCTGCCCGGGACTAGCCAGGCTTCTCTGTTTGCGCTGGCCGAGCAGCGGGGTTGGAGTACGCAGCAGAAGGCCATGACGGTGCCGGATCTTCTGAGCGCCGATGGCGTGTGGCTCGTGTCCAGCGTGCGTATCCAGGCTCGGGTCACCCAACTGGATGGGTGGGACCTGCCGCGGCCGGACTGCGCGGCGGAGGTGGA comes from Corynebacterium heidelbergense and encodes:
- a CDS encoding aminodeoxychorismate lyase, giving the protein MVLPQDGSQRLVIDVLGGAEPRVHDPNAPLLYADDLAAVRGDGIFETLMLRQGEVRNVHRHLTRFRNSAAMLNLPEPDLERWQAATDLAARTFGGGEAALRWVYSRGRESTGLPTGWLTVAPVGDEIMSARTTGVKVMTAERGFRLDLSQRSPWALIGAKTLSYAANMAALRAAKERGLDDVIFLSDEGNVLEGPTSSVIVAAGGTLYTPPVDAGILPGTSQASLFALAEQRGWSTQQKAMTVPDLLSADGVWLVSSVRIQARVTQLDGWDLPRPDCAAEVEQMATEAVTG